A genomic segment from Bacteroidota bacterium encodes:
- a CDS encoding T9SS type A sorting domain-containing protein: MKKNLLAFAILLLAGTSALRAQLIYTVTPTTGTMVNLTTPITIMNGGNDDYGSCETAIGFTFMFGGSPKTTFNANCDGFLTLGTGTVVGTTVTVNSMLKQGAGVLGPPTIPSACSPAPAVGAANVAPICNCNNGSAGLPSMYINNITTTQYLPMIAPLWDDWVTNSASGKINIERSGTAPNRKIVIEWLNLARWPNYNTAAYSMQVTLYETSNRIDMIYRFEGVTQAVAASIGMRTSCVGDQYFLSTATAVDNVSNPSRTTENRSCVFPGSGTLYRWTPPPAVVAPTNDLLCNTGAGGTLGGACFARPLAYDVSCNAFSTTIFGTTSSTALADAVFTNSCANTTQNDIWFYVDVPVGSTTMVVSTDNSPPATCGNTGGVQFEVYASTLVSGSANTCPGNLGVPIVCSDNGGVLNAANSTTATFAVIANKRYFIRVEGDAALTPDFQICVKDKFNDEPCTAAVLAVGTSCVPFAATTVGATPSKCFAGGVGSVSTAANQFQTVYTPVADCQVYQSAAGATNVGTTVTVASTAGMVIGQTVRVAAGTGAFPTGTTVVSIPTATTFTTSFAPSIALGGGAVIIAGTSGLNDVWFKFVAVAGKDYVIDSYAGTLLDGAMSLYTGPVTPTCPLPTAIMATGTATTAFKNFSASLPAIGDKVPAAYPGADAMPRIVTSGLPAGTYYIRFWKGATALSEGSFSICIYEKPVCGVIVPSKVGCPTPPAYIDNTNGNYNGTICSTSDPIGLCGEKIPTIGTQFAPLCGDNFNVSKALGEVTNTSSTGTTINMLAGGNTSSLMVGSLLNTVIIGSTNTFPAGTTITSIVNATSFTVSNAPTPTNYVNLSITLNSAPAGETPLNNQFCTTAALPNTNMILRPIFYRIFPTASGSLQMDFDNILTARNQGIRVALYTLSPVPTLPAHSCAGATWTLVPADFISNIFGTAGVGVNRYCNSISSLAAGITGNTNTAKFTMRWNSVVAGTTYFLMVDGSGPQSQADRAFFSLTLSGTAVNANGVLAVKLLNFEGKNSDGVNTLNWFTASEQDNEYFDLQRSKDGENFESIAKINGQGNSSVLVKYESIDAKPFAGINYYRLRSVDKQGVGSYSEIITVYSPTGKRIEFEGVHPNPTNGNIFADFYVTEPGIVEVEVRDISGHLVKNYNATVAPGKNSLESDTRELESGLYFITIRDTQSGEKYTARFVRE, translated from the coding sequence ATGAAAAAAAACTTACTCGCTTTTGCAATTTTGCTCCTTGCGGGAACATCCGCTTTAAGGGCGCAACTAATTTACACAGTTACCCCTACAACGGGTACTATGGTGAACCTCACCACCCCAATCACTATTATGAATGGGGGAAATGATGACTATGGTAGTTGCGAAACGGCCATAGGTTTTACCTTTATGTTTGGAGGTTCTCCTAAAACAACTTTTAATGCTAACTGTGATGGATTTCTTACATTAGGAACCGGAACAGTAGTGGGTACAACCGTTACAGTGAATTCAATGCTAAAACAAGGCGCCGGAGTTTTAGGTCCTCCTACTATTCCAAGTGCTTGTAGCCCCGCACCTGCTGTTGGAGCAGCCAACGTAGCTCCTATTTGTAATTGCAATAACGGTAGTGCCGGTTTACCTAGCATGTATATTAACAATATAACAACTACGCAATATTTACCAATGATTGCTCCGCTTTGGGACGATTGGGTGACCAATTCAGCGAGTGGAAAAATCAATATAGAACGAAGTGGTACTGCGCCTAACCGTAAAATTGTAATTGAATGGTTGAATCTTGCTCGTTGGCCCAATTACAATACTGCCGCATATTCCATGCAAGTTACTTTGTATGAAACAAGTAACCGTATCGATATGATTTACCGTTTTGAAGGAGTAACACAAGCTGTAGCAGCCTCAATTGGTATGCGAACCTCCTGTGTAGGTGATCAATACTTTTTAAGTACTGCAACTGCTGTAGATAATGTTAGCAACCCTAGTCGTACTACCGAAAACCGTAGCTGCGTATTTCCGGGAAGTGGGACCTTGTATCGTTGGACACCACCCCCTGCTGTTGTAGCACCTACAAACGACTTATTGTGTAATACAGGTGCAGGAGGAACTTTAGGGGGGGCATGTTTTGCGCGTCCTTTAGCATACGATGTATCGTGTAATGCTTTTAGTACTACTATTTTTGGTACTACATCATCAACCGCCTTAGCCGATGCTGTTTTTACAAATAGTTGCGCAAATACCACCCAAAACGATATTTGGTTTTATGTAGATGTACCAGTTGGAAGCACTACTATGGTAGTATCAACTGATAATAGTCCACCAGCCACTTGTGGTAATACCGGAGGTGTGCAGTTTGAAGTTTATGCAAGTACATTGGTTTCAGGTTCAGCAAATACTTGTCCTGGCAACTTAGGTGTTCCAATTGTTTGTTCAGATAACGGAGGTGTATTAAATGCTGCCAACTCAACCACTGCTACTTTTGCTGTGATTGCCAATAAACGTTATTTTATACGTGTTGAGGGCGATGCTGCATTAACTCCAGATTTTCAAATTTGTGTTAAGGATAAATTTAACGACGAACCTTGTACTGCTGCAGTATTAGCAGTGGGAACCAGTTGTGTACCTTTTGCAGCTACTACGGTTGGGGCTACACCATCAAAGTGTTTTGCCGGTGGAGTTGGAAGTGTGAGTACCGCTGCTAATCAGTTTCAAACTGTGTATACACCTGTGGCTGATTGTCAAGTATATCAATCGGCAGCCGGTGCAACCAATGTTGGTACAACCGTCACAGTAGCATCAACTGCAGGTATGGTTATCGGACAAACAGTTCGTGTTGCTGCAGGAACAGGAGCATTTCCAACCGGAACAACAGTTGTCTCAATTCCAACAGCTACAACCTTTACAACAAGTTTTGCTCCTTCTATTGCTTTAGGTGGTGGTGCAGTAATTATTGCTGGTACCTCTGGACTAAACGATGTTTGGTTTAAATTTGTGGCTGTAGCAGGGAAAGACTATGTAATAGATAGTTATGCCGGTACCTTGCTGGATGGAGCGATGTCGCTTTATACGGGTCCTGTAACACCAACTTGTCCATTGCCTACAGCTATTATGGCAACCGGAACTGCAACTACAGCATTTAAAAATTTTAGTGCCTCTTTACCGGCTATTGGAGATAAAGTTCCTGCAGCATATCCTGGTGCCGATGCTATGCCTCGTATTGTTACCTCCGGATTACCTGCAGGTACCTATTACATTCGTTTCTGGAAAGGTGCTACTGCTCTATCAGAAGGCTCATTTAGTATTTGTATTTATGAAAAACCGGTTTGTGGAGTGATTGTGCCAAGCAAGGTTGGTTGTCCAACACCTCCAGCTTATATTGATAATACTAATGGTAATTACAATGGTACTATTTGTTCTACCTCCGACCCAATAGGTTTGTGTGGTGAAAAAATTCCAACAATTGGTACCCAGTTTGCACCTCTATGTGGCGATAATTTTAATGTTAGTAAAGCATTGGGGGAGGTTACAAACACTAGTTCAACCGGTACAACTATTAATATGCTTGCAGGTGGAAATACAAGTAGTTTAATGGTCGGGTCATTATTAAATACTGTTATCATTGGTAGTACAAATACATTTCCAGCTGGTACTACAATTACTAGTATTGTTAACGCAACCTCGTTTACAGTTTCAAATGCGCCAACACCTACAAATTATGTTAACCTTTCTATCACATTAAATAGTGCTCCTGCCGGCGAAACACCGCTTAACAATCAGTTCTGTACAACTGCTGCACTTCCAAATACGAATATGATTTTGCGTCCTATTTTTTATCGCATCTTTCCAACTGCAAGTGGTTCGCTTCAAATGGATTTTGACAATATCTTAACGGCGCGTAATCAAGGAATTAGAGTTGCATTATACACTTTGTCACCGGTTCCTACTTTACCCGCACACAGTTGTGCAGGAGCAACCTGGACTTTGGTACCGGCTGATTTTATTAGTAATATTTTTGGTACTGCAGGCGTAGGTGTAAATCGATATTGCAATAGCATTAGTTCATTGGCTGCAGGGATTACCGGAAATACCAATACCGCTAAATTTACCATGCGTTGGAACTCTGTTGTTGCCGGTACTACTTATTTTTTAATGGTTGATGGATCAGGACCTCAATCACAGGCAGATAGAGCTTTCTTTAGTTTAACATTATCAGGTACTGCCGTTAATGCTAATGGAGTTTTGGCTGTTAAGCTATTAAATTTCGAAGGTAAAAACAGTGATGGTGTTAATACCTTGAATTGGTTTACAGCTAGTGAGCAAGACAACGAGTATTTTGATTTGCAACGCTCAAAAGATGGTGAGAATTTTGAATCTATAGCCAAAATTAATGGGCAAGGTAATAGCTCTGTATTGGTGAAATATGAATCGATTGATGCTAAACCTTTTGCCGGAATTAATTACTACCGACTTAGAAGTGTTGACAAACAAGGTGTAGGATCATATTCTGAAATTATAACAGTGTATTCGCCAACCGGTAAACGAATTGAATTTGAAGGTGTACATCCGAATCCTACTAACGGAAATATTTTTGCCGACTTTTATGTTACCGAACCGGGTATTGTTGAAGTTGAGGTAAGAGACATTTCTGGGCATTTGGTTAAGAATTACAATGCAACCGTTGCTCCCGGTAAAAATAGTTTAGAATCAGATACCCGTGAATTGGAAAGTGGTTTGTATTTTATAACTATACGTGATACACAATCAGGTGAAAAATATACTGCACGTTTTGTGCGTGAGTAA
- a CDS encoding threonylcarbamoyl-AMP synthase yields the protein MLLPIHPKNPNPRNVRIVLDCLQNGGVVIYPTDTVYGMGCDIYNTKAVERICRIKGVKPEKSNFSFICSDLSHISEYAKNLDTPTYKVMRKALPGPFTFILEANSNVPKLFKSSKKTVGIRVPDNTICLELVKELGNPIMSTSIHDEDEIIEYTTDPELIHEKYKDIVDIVIDGGYGNQEPSTIVDCSKGGFDIIRQGIGRLEDFL from the coding sequence ATGCTTCTTCCTATACATCCCAAAAATCCCAATCCACGAAATGTGCGCATTGTGCTCGATTGCCTGCAAAACGGAGGAGTTGTAATATATCCAACCGACACTGTTTATGGTATGGGTTGCGACATCTACAATACAAAAGCTGTAGAACGAATTTGCCGCATTAAAGGTGTGAAACCTGAAAAATCAAATTTCTCTTTTATTTGTTCCGACCTAAGTCATATCTCAGAGTATGCGAAAAATCTCGATACGCCCACTTACAAAGTAATGCGAAAAGCCTTGCCTGGCCCTTTTACCTTTATTTTAGAAGCCAATAGCAATGTCCCAAAATTGTTTAAAAGTTCAAAAAAAACAGTAGGTATTCGTGTGCCCGATAATACCATTTGTCTTGAGCTGGTAAAGGAGTTAGGTAATCCCATTATGAGCACTTCTATTCACGATGAGGATGAAATTATTGAGTATACTACCGACCCTGAATTAATTCATGAAAAATACAAAGACATTGTTGACATTGTAATTGACGGCGGGTATGGAAATCAAGAACCCTCCACAATTGTTGACTGCTCAAAAGGAGGGTTTGACATTATTCGACAAGGAATTGGAAGGTTGGAAGATTTTTTATAA
- a CDS encoding cold shock domain-containing protein yields the protein MTTGTVKFFNVTKGFGFIKADDTQQEVFVHATGLVDQIREDDKVTFEITEGKRGLNAINVKRA from the coding sequence ATGACAACAGGTACAGTAAAATTTTTCAACGTAACAAAAGGTTTTGGATTTATCAAAGCTGATGATACGCAACAAGAAGTGTTCGTTCACGCAACAGGTTTAGTAGACCAAATCCGTGAAGACGACAAAGTAACTTTCGAAATTACTGAAGGTAAACGAGGGTTAAATGCAATTAATGTAAAAAGAGCTTAA
- a CDS encoding SpoIID/LytB domain-containing protein, whose amino-acid sequence MLNKLVVFLLTIPLFNFATTVNIGVYTDLQVTSMLVTQQSGNYYLHFDNSSKREMDNESVYFIFAINDSILVKSNQQILGRFKRIEFKENTPSVLKVRCILPSTASKLFDNNLVLFSENGSLKVRNEVELENYVAGVVEMEAGSNHTLEYYKVQAIICRTYALSNLRRHETERYNLCDNVHCQVYKGNNRLNQQITEATLQTKNLVLVDKKSELITTAFHSNCGGQTCNSEDVWGMSKPYLRSVRDTFCTRQRNATWVKSVPKANWVNYLNQNCKPCANDTTLLCCNFDQTERKTSLNYSTIQIPLKNIRSDLKLKSSFFAIQLLPDSVLFVGKGYGHGVGLCQEGAIQMAKAGLKYNYILHFYYKDVDIINLNQLHFFKD is encoded by the coding sequence ATGCTAAATAAACTCGTTGTTTTTTTACTTACTATACCACTTTTTAACTTTGCTACTACTGTTAATATTGGTGTTTACACCGATTTGCAGGTTACCTCCATGTTGGTTACTCAGCAAAGTGGAAACTATTACCTGCATTTTGACAATTCGAGTAAGCGAGAAATGGACAATGAGTCGGTTTATTTCATATTCGCAATCAATGATTCTATCTTGGTTAAATCGAATCAACAAATTTTGGGAAGATTTAAACGAATTGAGTTTAAAGAAAATACTCCTTCAGTTTTAAAAGTTAGATGCATTTTACCTTCAACTGCAAGTAAGCTTTTTGATAATAACCTGGTGTTATTTTCGGAGAATGGTAGTTTGAAAGTAAGAAATGAAGTTGAACTCGAAAATTATGTAGCAGGAGTGGTTGAAATGGAGGCAGGTTCAAATCATACATTGGAGTATTATAAAGTACAGGCAATAATATGTAGAACCTATGCCTTGAGTAATTTAAGAAGGCATGAAACCGAGCGGTATAATTTATGCGATAATGTGCATTGCCAAGTTTACAAAGGGAATAATCGATTAAATCAACAAATAACTGAAGCAACTTTACAAACTAAAAATTTGGTATTGGTTGATAAAAAATCTGAGTTAATAACCACAGCCTTTCATAGTAATTGCGGAGGTCAAACCTGTAATTCGGAGGATGTTTGGGGAATGAGTAAGCCTTACTTAAGAAGTGTGCGTGATACGTTTTGTACACGACAACGCAATGCAACATGGGTAAAGTCGGTTCCCAAAGCTAACTGGGTAAATTACTTAAATCAAAATTGTAAGCCTTGTGCCAACGACACAACTTTGCTTTGTTGCAATTTTGATCAAACAGAGCGAAAAACCAGTTTGAATTATTCAACTATTCAAATTCCACTAAAAAATATTCGCAGTGATTTAAAACTCAAGTCATCCTTTTTTGCGATACAGTTACTTCCCGATTCGGTGCTTTTTGTGGGAAAAGGGTATGGGCATGGAGTGGGACTTTGTCAGGAAGGCGCAATACAAATGGCCAAAGCAGGCTTGAAATACAATTATATATTGCATTTCTACTATAAAGACGTTGATATTATTAACTTAAATCAACTTCATTTTTTTAAAGATTAA
- a CDS encoding ComEC family competence protein: MNFWNQASLVRILFSFAAGILFRIYFDLQFTFPNLLIGILLFLLFIVSESKNSELLYHYRWINGILIGVIFFILGLQLTERQNELANSIHFSNFSNTASHYLVQLNEPLIQRSKTRKAEISVLAVNQNGHWIHCRGKALLYLQNDSTKDDLYYGDQILIGPKFTPIAGPQNPSEFNYKRYLQYQNIAAQTYQKSGSWKKVNAQKGNALRYYCYRLRDYLLSVFLQHGIDGKEFAVGAALILGYEDRLDASIMSAYAASGALHVLSVSGLHVAIVFVVLNYMLLFFEKLPKGKLLKAAILILCLWFYAALTGLSPSVLRSAAMFTFIILGKALNRYTNIYNTLAASMFLLLVYNPFLLMEVGFQLSYLAVLGIVSLQEGIRNLLAPKTFILQKLWDIISVTLAAQLTTFPLGLLYFHQFPSYFLLSNIVVIPLSSLVLYLGVAVCVVSKIKPVALVLCKILKLSLTLLNSSVSFFQGLPFSTIEGIPFTTNQTLAIYVAMFGFIIFLMFQRIAFLKMGLLSLVLFIGLLSYSKQQQLRQSKLVVYSIKKHSGIDFILGRENYFFCDTGLMHNEGKLLFHVKPNWCESGIKKPTVNSQESLQRGLYKTFLRAKRNVIQFKNIKLLTINQFSTNELHQLHQLGEVDFIVVSNSKILPRSTENQRIMAKQVILDSSNSTFAIEWWKKYCKKNNISCYSVSENGAYSCII, from the coding sequence ATGAATTTTTGGAATCAGGCAAGCTTAGTTCGTATTTTATTTTCATTTGCAGCTGGAATACTATTCAGGATTTATTTTGATTTGCAATTTACATTTCCGAACCTACTTATCGGAATACTACTTTTTTTGCTTTTTATTGTTTCCGAAAGCAAAAATTCAGAGTTGCTTTACCATTACCGTTGGATAAATGGAATTTTAATTGGAGTTATCTTTTTTATTTTAGGTTTACAGCTAACAGAAAGGCAAAATGAGCTAGCTAATTCCATCCATTTTTCAAACTTTTCAAACACTGCTTCACATTATTTGGTTCAACTAAATGAGCCTTTAATTCAACGGAGCAAAACGCGAAAAGCCGAAATTAGTGTTCTTGCAGTGAACCAAAATGGGCATTGGATTCACTGTCGTGGAAAGGCACTGCTTTACCTTCAGAATGATTCAACCAAAGATGATTTGTATTATGGCGATCAGATCTTAATTGGTCCAAAATTTACTCCAATTGCCGGTCCACAAAACCCTTCCGAATTTAACTACAAACGTTATTTGCAATACCAAAATATTGCGGCTCAAACCTATCAAAAAAGTGGAAGCTGGAAAAAAGTAAATGCGCAAAAGGGAAATGCCCTTCGTTATTATTGTTATCGATTGAGAGATTATTTGTTATCGGTATTTCTGCAACACGGGATTGATGGAAAAGAATTTGCTGTTGGTGCTGCATTAATATTGGGCTACGAAGATCGATTGGATGCATCAATTATGAGTGCTTATGCAGCCAGCGGTGCATTGCATGTTTTGTCGGTTTCAGGATTACACGTAGCAATTGTATTTGTTGTTTTAAACTATATGCTGCTTTTTTTTGAGAAGTTGCCGAAGGGTAAACTTTTAAAAGCTGCAATTTTAATACTTTGTTTATGGTTCTATGCAGCATTAACAGGATTATCTCCATCAGTGTTGCGTTCGGCAGCCATGTTTACATTTATTATCCTGGGAAAGGCACTTAATAGGTATACAAATATTTACAATACCCTTGCAGCTTCAATGTTTTTATTGTTAGTGTACAATCCTTTTTTATTGATGGAAGTGGGCTTTCAATTGTCTTATTTAGCGGTGCTGGGCATAGTTTCTTTGCAGGAAGGAATTCGGAATTTACTAGCTCCCAAAACATTTATTCTTCAAAAATTATGGGATATTATTAGCGTTACACTTGCTGCCCAACTTACTACCTTTCCACTTGGGTTGCTTTATTTTCATCAATTTCCTAGTTACTTCTTGTTAAGTAATATAGTCGTAATTCCTTTATCATCACTTGTACTTTATTTGGGCGTAGCTGTGTGTGTGGTTTCAAAAATAAAACCTGTTGCACTTGTGTTGTGTAAAATTTTAAAGCTTTCGCTAACCTTACTTAATTCCTCGGTTTCTTTTTTTCAGGGCTTGCCCTTTTCAACCATTGAGGGTATTCCATTTACAACTAATCAAACTCTGGCAATTTATGTGGCTATGTTTGGATTTATAATTTTTTTGATGTTTCAACGAATTGCTTTTTTGAAAATGGGACTACTTTCATTGGTTCTCTTTATTGGGCTTTTAAGCTATTCTAAACAGCAACAACTAAGGCAGAGTAAGTTGGTAGTATACAGTATCAAAAAGCACAGTGGAATTGATTTTATTTTGGGCAGGGAGAATTACTTTTTCTGTGATACCGGGTTGATGCATAATGAAGGAAAATTACTTTTTCATGTAAAGCCCAATTGGTGTGAATCAGGTATAAAAAAACCTACTGTAAATTCACAGGAATCTTTACAGAGAGGACTTTACAAAACTTTTTTGAGAGCCAAAAGAAATGTTATACAATTTAAAAACATCAAGTTACTCACGATTAATCAATTTTCAACGAACGAGTTACACCAGCTCCACCAATTGGGTGAAGTTGATTTTATAGTAGTATCGAATAGTAAAATTTTACCAAGAAGCACCGAAAATCAACGTATAATGGCTAAGCAGGTAATATTAGATTCAAGCAATTCAACATTCGCAATTGAGTGGTGGAAAAAATATTGTAAGAAAAATAATATCAGTTGCTACAGTGTTAGCGAGAATGGGGCTTATAGTTGTATTATTTAA
- a CDS encoding T9SS type A sorting domain-containing protein, with product MKQKFTPLVFRLILVASLGLVNLSFAQYCMPTGTGALYVNSCNVGSNNYIKNVTLIGTTLNNTTGCTANVPNTNACNIYPASGITTATLQQGVTYNLSVTTSNDAIVSVWIDYNHNNTFDAAEWTQVAFSTPPNVAAIVPITIPFTALTGTTGLRVRIRDDGLTNGDTDACAPGWLSGELEQYTITINAAPPCNAPPIAGTTISTKDTVCPTTQFTLSLQGADIAQGLTQQWQWSLNGTTWNNFSGATATTLTTTQYQSTYYKCQVTCNSTTSTSAPINIPMRQPTYYNSWGVGQIFSEGFESWIDACDDNDVPSLYWLNTPINGNESWRKQNEGFTHGQWNFPNGGFALVPHTGGGAADFHSFSGNGLPGTLDLFLNCTNFSKLNLSFWYFKNQNGFDKFEVYLSRNGGFSYDDTLITLRNSVAGQYGPVWINHILQNVPVNNSGTCIIRFKDFGDIFGTNDTGLDDVSISGILGTADLTNEFTNLSIYPNPSNGKIEIQCRDKNFVSGSIQLLDLTGRIVAADKFQNSGENWHQSIDWSNQPKGMYFVKLISDSKIITRQLIIE from the coding sequence ATGAAACAAAAATTTACACCATTAGTATTTAGATTAATTTTAGTAGCAAGCCTTGGATTAGTTAATTTAAGTTTTGCACAATATTGCATGCCAACCGGTACAGGTGCGTTGTATGTTAATAGTTGTAATGTTGGGTCGAATAATTACATCAAGAATGTAACTTTAATTGGTACAACGCTAAATAATACAACTGGTTGTACGGCAAATGTTCCCAATACAAATGCTTGTAACATTTATCCTGCTTCAGGAATTACAACAGCTACGTTGCAACAAGGAGTTACGTATAATTTAAGTGTTACCACATCAAATGACGCTATTGTTTCGGTTTGGATTGATTATAATCATAATAATACATTTGATGCTGCTGAGTGGACGCAGGTAGCATTTTCGACTCCTCCCAATGTTGCAGCAATTGTTCCTATTACTATTCCGTTTACAGCACTAACCGGTACTACCGGTTTGAGAGTTCGTATTCGTGATGATGGTTTAACGAATGGCGATACAGATGCTTGCGCACCCGGTTGGTTATCTGGTGAGTTAGAGCAATACACCATTACAATAAACGCTGCCCCTCCTTGCAATGCGCCTCCGATTGCAGGAACAACTATTAGTACTAAAGATACAGTATGTCCTACTACTCAATTTACACTTAGTTTACAAGGTGCAGATATAGCACAAGGATTAACACAGCAATGGCAATGGTCGTTAAATGGAACTACCTGGAATAATTTTTCAGGTGCAACTGCAACTACACTTACCACAACTCAATATCAAAGTACCTATTACAAATGCCAGGTAACTTGTAATTCAACAACAAGTACATCAGCACCTATTAATATTCCAATGCGTCAACCTACTTACTACAATAGTTGGGGTGTTGGACAAATTTTTAGTGAAGGTTTTGAATCATGGATAGATGCATGTGATGATAACGATGTGCCTTCGTTGTATTGGTTGAATACTCCAATTAACGGGAACGAATCATGGCGTAAACAAAACGAAGGATTTACTCACGGACAATGGAATTTTCCAAATGGAGGTTTTGCTTTAGTTCCTCACACTGGTGGAGGTGCTGCTGATTTTCATTCATTCTCAGGAAACGGATTGCCCGGTACTCTTGATTTGTTTTTAAATTGTACAAATTTTTCTAAGTTGAATTTATCATTTTGGTATTTCAAAAATCAAAACGGTTTCGATAAATTTGAAGTGTATCTTTCGCGAAATGGAGGGTTTAGTTATGATGATACACTGATTACTTTGCGAAACAGTGTTGCCGGTCAGTACGGTCCAGTTTGGATTAACCATATACTTCAAAATGTTCCGGTAAATAACTCAGGAACTTGCATAATCCGCTTTAAAGACTTTGGAGATATTTTTGGCACCAATGATACAGGTTTAGACGATGTATCAATTAGCGGTATATTAGGTACAGCTGATCTTACCAACGAATTTACGAACTTATCAATCTATCCAAATCCAAGTAATGGAAAAATAGAAATACAGTGCAGAGATAAAAATTTTGTTTCCGGAAGTATTCAACTGCTCGATTTAACAGGCCGTATTGTTGCTGCCGATAAATTCCAAAACTCCGGCGAAAACTGGCATCAAAGCATCGATTGGTCAAATCAGCCTAAAGGAATGTATTTTGTGAAATTGATTTCAGATTCAAAAATAATTACACGTCAGCTTATTATTGAATAA
- the lpxB gene encoding lipid-A-disaccharide synthase, with the protein MKYYILAGEASGDLHGSNLIRELKLRDADAHIRCWGGDLMQAQGAQLVKHYRDLAFMGFVEVLLNIKTILSNIKFCKRDILEYQPDVLILIDYPGFNLRIAEFAKQNKLVVYYYISPQIWAWKQSRVYKIKECVNRMFVILPFEKEFYQKFNYEVDFVGHPLLDAIDNYQQDAKNQPKATAKIVALLPGSRKQEVRQSLPLMLSMCNKFPDVQFYIAAAPSLTADFYSTFIGNNPVKIVYNETYSLLQRANAALVTSGTATLETALFEVPEVVCYKGSKISYWIARQLIKVKFISLVNLIMDRLVVKELIQAEFNESQLEKELHDLLYNEQRILVLKKDFLELKTKLGGSGASAKTAELMIQYLKRDAK; encoded by the coding sequence TTGAAATATTATATACTAGCAGGTGAGGCATCAGGCGACCTGCATGGCTCAAATTTAATTCGAGAACTTAAGTTACGCGATGCTGATGCACATATTCGTTGTTGGGGCGGCGACCTAATGCAAGCACAAGGAGCCCAACTCGTAAAGCATTACCGCGATTTAGCTTTTATGGGATTTGTTGAAGTACTGCTAAATATTAAAACCATTTTATCCAACATAAAATTTTGTAAGCGAGATATACTTGAGTATCAACCGGACGTTTTAATATTAATTGATTATCCCGGATTTAATTTGAGGATTGCTGAATTTGCAAAACAAAATAAGCTAGTAGTATATTACTATATCTCCCCTCAAATATGGGCTTGGAAACAGTCGAGAGTATATAAAATTAAGGAGTGTGTAAATCGAATGTTTGTTATTCTTCCTTTTGAAAAGGAATTTTATCAGAAATTTAATTACGAAGTTGATTTTGTTGGTCACCCACTACTTGATGCGATTGACAATTATCAGCAAGACGCAAAAAATCAGCCTAAAGCAACAGCAAAAATAGTTGCTTTATTGCCAGGTAGTCGAAAGCAGGAGGTGAGGCAATCATTACCTTTAATGTTGAGTATGTGTAATAAATTTCCGGATGTTCAATTTTACATTGCTGCGGCACCTTCATTAACTGCAGACTTTTATTCAACATTTATTGGCAATAACCCAGTTAAAATAGTATATAATGAGACCTATTCATTATTACAACGTGCAAACGCAGCATTGGTTACTTCAGGCACAGCAACACTCGAAACAGCCTTGTTTGAAGTACCTGAAGTAGTTTGTTATAAAGGAAGTAAAATTTCTTACTGGATCGCTCGTCAATTAATTAAAGTAAAGTTTATATCGCTGGTAAATTTAATTATGGATAGGCTCGTAGTTAAGGAGTTAATACAAGCCGAGTTTAATGAAAGCCAACTCGAAAAAGAACTGCATGATTTACTTTACAACGAACAAAGAATACTTGTATTAAAAAAGGATTTCTTGGAATTGAAAACCAAATTAGGAGGCAGCGGTGCGAGCGCAAAAACAGCCGAACTTATGATTCAGTACTTGAAAAGGGATGCTAAATAA